One Saimiri boliviensis isolate mSaiBol1 chromosome 5, mSaiBol1.pri, whole genome shotgun sequence genomic window carries:
- the NDN gene encoding necdin translates to MSEQSKDLSDADFAAEAPSSEAQSSPGVPGGVPPSETLAEPQSPPLGPTAAPQAVPPPQAPSEEEDPKALLEAAEEGRAHQSPSAAQPGPAPPAPAQLVQKAHELMWYVLVKDQKKMVIWFPDMVKDVIGSYKKWCRSILRRTSLILARVFGLHLRLTSFHTMEFALVKALEPEELDRVALSNRMPMTGLLLMILSLIYVKGRGARESAVWNVLRILGLRPWKKHSTFGDVRKLITEEFVQQNYLKYQRVPYVEPPEYEFFWGSRASREITKMQIMEFLARVFKKDPQAWPSRYREALEEARALREANPADHCPRNSVSED, encoded by the coding sequence ATGTCAGAGCAAAGTAAGGATCTGAGCGACGCTGACTTTGCAGCCGAGGCCCCCAGCTCCGAGGCGCAGAGCAGCCCTGGGGTTCCGGGGGGGGTTCCTCCGTCCGAGACCCTGGCGGAGCCGCAGAGCCCTCCCCTAGGCCCGACGGCTGCCCCGCAGGCCGTGCCGCCGCCCCAGGCCCCGAGCGAAGAGGAGGACCCGAAGGCCTTGCTGGAGGCCGCAGAGGAGGGCCGCGCCCACCAGTCCCCGAGCGCGGCCCAGCCCGGCCCGGCGCCGCCCGCCCCGGCGCAGCTGGTGCAGAAGGCGCACGAGCTCATGTGGTACGTGCTGGTCAAGGACCAGAAGAAGATGGTCATCTGGTTTCCAGACATGGTGAAGGATGTCATCGGCAGCTACAAGAAGTGGTGCAGGAGCATCCTGCGGCGCACCAGCCTCATCCTCGCCCGGGTGTTCGGGCTGCACCTGAGGCTGACCAGCTTCCACACCATGGAGTTTGCGCTGGTCAAAGCGCTGGAGCCGGAGGAGCTGGACAGGGTGGCGCTGAGCAACCGCATGCCCATGACTGGCCTCCTGCTCATGATCCTGAGCCTCATCTACGTGAAGGGCCGCGGCGCCAGAGAGAGCGCCGTCTGGAACGTGCTGCGCATCCTGGGGCTGCGGCCCTGGAAGAAGCACTCCACCTTCGGGGATGTGCGAAAGCTCATCACCGAGGAGTTCGTCCAGCAGAATTACCTGAAGTACCAGCGCGTCCCGTACGTGGAGCCGCCAGAGTACGAGTTCTTCTGGGGCTCCCGGGCCAGCCGTGAAATCACCAAGATGCAAATCATGGAGTTCCTGGCCAGGGTCTTTAAGAAAGACCCCCAGGCCTGGCCCTCCCGATACAGAGAAGCTCTGGAGGAAGCCAGAGCTCTGCGGGAGGCTAATCCCGCTGACCACTGCCCCCGCAACAGTGTCTCCGAGGACTAG